The nucleotide window AAATGGTCTAGTCAGACAGTAAACAAAGCATTTCAAGTAGAAACGATTATGGTCCGGAAGCAAATAATGAATATATAAAATAGCAAAGTCCACAAAGTGGTGCATTACAGAACAATTAAAAATGGCATTAATGGGTGGTTATTATATCACTTATAGCACACTGGCATGCAAAACAAATTTGCTGATTTATCCTTATCAATAGCGGTTGCAAATACTAAAGTAACcaatgttggggaaagttacttttaaaagtcatgcattacaatattgagttactcgctaaaaaagtaaccaattgcattactttttatggaaagtaatgccttACGTTACTTTTGagtaaatctgggcagggcttgcttgtttgtttttaatataaaaagttatatttttggtaaATGGAAAAGCCTTTTTActccaaaagcctcaggcttagagaaaagtaaattaacgtctgtacagtagaccgcagaagaaaaactgtagtaatttttgcttattagtatggatgaattggatcattgaaggtcagcagcaaagacatcggttaataaaatgggattaaatacataaaggatatttgtattatttaacatatttaatttttgcaggtttttattcattttgaagaacactgtatctgtttgtttagtaagtgagatgaattaatgcatgttcacatttattctagaactaaagtaacatcttactcacagtttttctcaacatggggacaggagagcttttaatcaataaatggggggaaaaagtaactcagacatTTTTTGTCAATAAAAAGTAATGCGATACTTTacaagttacttgaaaaaagtaatattattacgtaacttgcgttacttgtaatgtgttacctagggatgcaccgaatattcggccaccgaaaatgttcggccgaaaatggcccaaaacgACATATTCGGtgttcggccgaaagacttttatcaccgaacaacacggccgaaacagtatgttgacgcaaacagaaaccgcagcctgcacgtgcttgtctgaatcaacacgtctgcggtgtggacgtatatcagtatatctgagaaagacccagggatagcgatttgcaaaacatgtaatgccgaaatttcaagagggggtgtgtctgcagtcgtgcgcgcAGCCAGTAATGAGAGCAGAGAAAGAGACAGATGTAGTAGCTTTCAATGAGGGAAAAACGATGGCTTTacattggtgttacgtcacaatattttaaagatttgtcctttctatatactgtatttttataaatatttatgttttaaaccatggaggtgagccaatggatatcacacaagcaacgtgaaaactgcgctaaatgtgaaagtgaaagtgaaaactgacagtgctttcagcatctgacctgcattctctcagagacaataagaggcgattatatgctgatattaatttagtccccttaatatttttcttgtgccctgaacatggtgggaaaaaataaataaaaagaaacgtattttgtttaggtttgttttttgaaagacttaaataaagctcttaattttcattgatgactgcagttttatttaggggctaagaaagtcttaattatgatttcaggtggtcttaaatgtgggaaCTGAAAGACtgaaattgcgatgaaacttcaaaaggctatccattgaataaatatgagcgctgcacgtttcaaagtcatttgctgggctgctttgtgtaatattattctgacagcgcctcctgctggaagagaaacgcgtagagttgtaaatgtgaactgatggatccacaagataatgtggtataaaaatgtaaacaatttaaaaatatatatatatatatatatgtcatttaattaatataatatttgattgataacaattggttaaattaatataatttatttattctttgaaactttaatattaatttttagtaaaaatattaatattaaaaactagttcagtgttaaataaatattttgaaattatatttttgttatcttatttctctgaaaagctatgcaaaatagtaaaaagcaaatttttactatttaattattgtaaagatgaaaaaattggcaaaataaatggaaaaaattgcgaaacaccgcgttcggtattcggccttcggccaagcatttcattattattcggcttcggcttcggccaagaatttcatttcggtgcatccctagtgttACCCCAACACTGAAAGTAACACACTGCATTACTACTAAAATAAACAGACTACTGTTACGAAGTTTGGTTTCAGtaaaattgtaatatattaaaataggtcTCTTCTGTTtacccaagcctgcatttttttatttttttgactaaaaatatagtaaaaacagtaaaattgtgaaatattattacaatgcaaTAGCctatagctgttttctatgtgaatatgttttaaaatgtaatttattccagtgatgcaaagctgaattttcagcagctatgGGCTTAAACTAAGTCGCAGGCCATTGAACTGATGCAAATAATTGGTAAACTTCTTATTTCATCTGAACCGAAATCAAAATCTGGCAAACTTTTGCACAGAGCTGCAGTTGAGAGCAGGCCGAGCTGTACGTGTTAATGAGTCTCATTGTAATGCAGTGAGTAAACACCGATATGAATAGTCTTTGTACCAAACCCCTCCCCGTCTCTTGTCCTCTTGGCTTAGCCGGCATAGAAAATGCCAAAGTCTGATGTCATTGCCTGCTCTAATGGTCCGGTCAGTGGCCCTCATCTTCCCTCTTTTGCTTTTTTATTCACTCTGCTCTCCGACTGACAGACAATCTTTCCAATCCCTGCAGGATCATGTGATCCAGGCACCCAATAGCGGCCTGGACAAGGTGGAGGCAGGCGCAGCGGGTCAGATCCAGGCAGAGACACATCCTTTACATCTTACTGATGCTGCCGACAGGAGCCAAAGAGCGGCTTGTCGACACGACGGCAAAGCATCAATGGATTCTGCCGTTTCTGTCAGCATGGGTGCCTACCGTCCGAAAAGACCCACCACTCTCAACTTATTCCCACAGGTGCCACGGACTCAGGTAATAAGATAAAGATGAGATATGAAATACAGCAGGTGCATTTTCACTGCAGTGCAttctaaaacattttagaaaagaaaataatgaacAGTGCAAAATTAAGTAGTATGGaagtaaaacttaatttaaaaatgttcttttttttaaagcatcgCCCAACAGCGACACCAGGCGATAAAGTGTCTTTTACTTTTGCAAATAGAGCACCACGTGATAATATGTCCGAAAAGTCACATGAGAGAAGGCGATGTCTCCATCGCGCAATGTTTGGTTTAATATCCTGTAAATGCAAATAATGCTTGTCTATCAaacttttttcatgtttttttcatgcacctgtcaagtctGAGATTTGGAGaagtgtttttcagactagtggaaagaaaagatttttgtactagaaatgtatgcaaattagagcacatttcattaaacaatgcctcatttgcatattaaaacctaacattttagacaacttgtaatacaaaaaattatGCAATCAACCaactaagtaaggtgataactattagttcattttttaccctattcacctccagtgtctcaccttaatgaCAAATTAAAATGTAGCTTGCATAATTTAATGTTGCCTTTAATGGccttaaaaatctaaatataggaaacatatgtgaccctggaccacaaatgtatatttgtagcaatagtcaaaaacacattgtatgggtcaaaatgattgatttttcttaaagaaaaagcaaagattatgttccataaagatattttgtacattttctaccataaatatatcaaaagtgaatttttgattagtaatatgtgatttctatttttctattttgattttgattttttgattttttttgcactcggagattcctgatattcaaatagttgtatctcaggccaaatattgtcctatcctaacaaaccatacatcaatggaaagcttatttattcatgtataaatcccaatttcaaaaaatttacccttgtgctccagggtcacttGTTTTTCCACAAAGGTCTTATTTCTAGAACACAGTCCCACATCTGAGCTTGTTTGTGGTTTGGCCCCCAGTGCACAATAAAGTATGAGCTCTTCATTGTTATGCAGTGGGTTGATATTTGCTTGTCATTATCTGTTTGAATAAACACTGTGAGCGAGGAATCGAGGCGAGCGCTCTCAGCTGAACATGCAGCGTTCGCATCTCACACGCCGCTCCCAGCATTCATTCTACGCAGAAATAGTGCCTATTCCACGCAACAATGAATACAGTTGCTTATTTTGTTTTGTCAGAACCAGTCAGTTATATAACTTAGGACGATAAGCAAGTggagttggaggaaaaaatgagtaGTTACTTTACACCTTTACTTTTATTATTGTCGGAGGAATGATTGAAAGCTGATGGTATGTGTGGGGAATGTTAATATGGGTCAGCATGAACTAAAAGAGTGGATGTATTGTAACTATTGTAAGAGGTACTGAGAGGGAAAGAGAATGAGGAAGAGAGGAAAGTCTTTTGGACTTTTAAATACACCTCACTTACTGAACACATATTTTTCAATGGCTGCTTGATATTGTGTGCCagaaagttgttgttgtttttttaaattcattaaaGTGTTTCGTTTAGTGCCCATAAATTCAACCTTGAAAAAATTGTGCAGTGAAGTTCAATGGTCTGATGTGTATATGTCTTACTATTTGGATACATTGAGAGGTAAGAGTCTGAAAATCCCTGCTGGCAAATGTAAGTTCTCTGACTGAAATTTTCTAGCGCCACCAGCAGGTCAAATTTggattatttgtgaccctggacctcaaaaaccagtcatatgggtccattttttttttttttttttttttttttttttattgagattaatgcatcatctgaaagctgaataaataagctttccattaatgcatggtttttagGATAGGGCtgagatagaactatttgaaaatctagaaactgagggtgcaaaaaaaaaaactaaatattgagaaaatcgcaatgaatattacattttgatatatttatgattgaaaatttacaaaatatcttcattttcaaaaaatctatcattttgacccatacaatgcattgttggctattgctacaaatatacccaggctgtgctacttaagactggttttgcagtccagggtcacatttgtctgtTTATAGTATGAAAACTGGCCATTCTGTAAAAACCTAACCCCTGAGTTTGATTAAATAAGCATCTTGCTATCccatgtatataaaaaaaaatatgctatGCACAGTCTGCATACTGTATACTCCAGGAGCTCTACATTAGTATGCTAAAGCGTGTCTGTTGCATCTCATCAACAGGACACTTTAAACAACAACTCATTTGCGAAGAAGTACAGCTGGCAGCAGAAAATCTCTCAGACTTTGCCGCCCCTTAAAACAGGTGAGTGTGGAGATCTTTGTTCATGTGTATGTGATAATGAAGTCTTATGAAATTTTTGTTTGTTAATATCAAATTATATAGAAGTACAGTTTTTTAAAAAGCATACTATAAATATAGTACACATTTAATgaaatttttaaaagtgtagttaAGTGTGTTGAAACGGTCATTAAAATGTCTCtcttttagttacttttttggccTTTTGGTTCTCTAATATCAAATTATAAGCAAGTACAGTTTTTTTCAAAACCTACTATAAATATAGTACACATTTAAtgctatttttaaaagtgtacttaagtgtctTGAAACAGTCATTAAAATGTCTCTCTTTAAGTCACTTTAGGGGCATTTTAGATTTGTAATATCAAATTGTATGCAAGTacagttttttaaaaacataccatAAATATAGGACACATTTACTGCAATTTTTTAAGTgtgcttaattgtgttttaaagagACATTAAAATGTCTCTTTAAGTTACTTTTTTGGCCTTTAGGTTCTCTAATATCAAATTATATGCAAGTACAGTTTTTAAAAAACCTACTATAAATATAGTACACATTTAAtgctatttttaaaagtgtacttaagtgtctTGAAACAGTCATTAAAATGTCTCTCTTTAAGTCACTTTATAGGCATTTTAGATTTGTAATATCAAATTGTATGCAAGTacagttttttaaaaacataccatAAATATAGTACACATTTACTGCAATTTTTTAAGTGTGCTTAAGTGTGTTGAAACGGTCATTAAAATGTCTCTTTAAGTTACTTTATTGGCCTTTAGGTTCTCTAATATCAAATTATATGCAAGAACAGTTTTTAAAAACATACTATAAATATAGTACACATTTAAtgctatttttaaaagtgtacttaaatgTGTTGAAACAGTCATTAAATGTGTCTCTTTAAGTTACTTTATTGGCCTTTAGGTTCTCTAATATCAAATTATATGCAAGTACAGTTTTTAAAAACATACCATAAATATAGTACACATTTACTGCAatttttaagtgtacttaagtgtgttgAAACAGTCATTAAAATGTCTAAGTTACTTTTTTGGCCTTTAGGTTCTCTAATATCAAATTATATGCAAGTATAGTTTTTAAAAACATACTATAAATATAGTACACatttaatgctttttttaaaagtgtacttaaatgTGTTGAAAGAGTCATTAAAATGTCTCTTTAAGTTACTTTATTGGCCTTTAGGTTCTCTAATATCAAATTATATGCAGGTACAGTTTTTAAAAACATACCATAAATATAGTACACATTTACTGCAAttttttaagtgtacttaagtgtgttgAAACAGTCATTAAAATGTCTCTCTTTAAGTCACTTTAGTGGCCTTTTAGTTCTCTAACATCAAATTGTATGCAAGTACAgttaaaaaaatactataaatataGTACACATTTAATgcaatttttaaaagtgtacttaagtgtgttgAAACTGTCATTAAAATGTCTCTCTTTTAGTGACTTTAGGGGCATTTTAGATTTGTAATATCAAATTATATGCAAGTAcagtttttttaaacactataaATACAGTACACATTTAATggaatttttaaaagtgtatttaaGTGTTAAAACAGTCATTAAAATGTCTCTCTTTAAGTCACTTTAGGGGCCGTTTAGTTCTCTAATATCAAATTATATGcacatacagttttttttaaaaacatacaataatgcaatttttaaaagtgtacttaagtgttgAAACAGTCATTAAAATGTATCTCTTTAAGTCATTTTAGTGGCCTTTTAGTTCTCTTATATCAAATTATATGCACATacagtttttttaaaacatacaataatgcaatttttaaaagtgtacttaagtgttgAAACAGTCATTAAAATGTATCTCTTTAAGTCATTTTAGTGGCCTTTTAGTTCTCTAATATCAAATTATATGCACatagtttttttaaaaaacatacaataatgcaatttttaaaagtgtacttaagtgttgAAACAGTCATTAAAATGTATCTCTTTAAGTCATTTCAGTGGCCTTTTAGTTCTCTAATATCAAATTAAATGAACATACAgttaaaaaaacatacaataatgcaatttttaaaagtgtacttaagtgttgAAACAGTCATTAAAATGTATCTCTTTAAGTCATTTTAGTGGCCTTTTAGTTCTATAATATCAAATTATATGCAAGTACAAGTACAAAAAACATACTATAAACATACACATTTAATGCGTTTAAGCACACTTATTTTTCACAAGAGTGTACCTTTAAAagttaatttgtttaatttttatttttgttgcacTTTTTAGTCAAATTAGCAGGTAATCTGACAGTTTATTAGCTAGCTCATTGTATGTCAAACTTCGCTTGCTCTGTTGTATAAATGACAAAAGGCCAGTCATGTTTCGCCGCCAACTGTGGTCATGCGAATTAGTTTTTGTCGAGTCATCTACAAAAACATGTTTGCATGAGCAATCTAGTCTAACAATGGGTCGCACAGACATACCTAACTTGCCGGTCTGTCtgtttgaaaaacaaaacaaaccatttTAGTTGTATTACCCAGCATATTAGTTTTCTATTACCACTGATCTCAAACCTGAATtttaactgaaaatgcactgcTATATTTGTCTGTGTCTGTCAATTCACTTTTTCGTGCACAATCCTCCTGCAACCAGGTGAACGGACACCGTCTCGTGAACACACTTGTCTGAGCGATGAGGAGAAGCACCAGCCGGGACAGAGTCGGACTCAAATGAAAGACTGCGGCACGTCTACTGACAAGCCCAACAGTTGCCTCTCCAAACACACCCAAGCTCCTGCCCCACCATACAAAGCCAGAGACGTACCCCGAGAGCCGGGCCACTGCGAGCGGATCCGTTATCACACGGACGTCCGGCTGGAGCCTACAGAGGAGATCTTTCTGACACCGATACAGCGTTGCACCGAGGCTCTGGAGCACGAGAGAACGCCAGCGCTTTCCCAAGTAATCCTAAACAGCTCTGACAACGAAGCACCCCCTCCATACAGTGAACAGGATCTGCAACCACCTTCCTATTTCTCCTGCGTGGAAGCTTTGGCCACTGCGGACCCTGAGAGCAGCGGTGAAGAAGTGACTGGAGGGGAAGATCTGTGTTACAGAGACTGCGGCGCTGGCGAGGCTCACGCTCACCACCAAAGTTTGTCGGgaatgctgcagacttccatgaGCAACTCGGACGCGAGCGGACTTTCGTACGATTCGGTCAAATACACGCTGGTCGTGGACGAACACGATCAGCTGGAACTCGTCAGCTTGAAAGAGTGTTATCGCGGCTTCAGCGATGAAAGCGATTCACCCACCATCTACGATAACTGTGCCGCCTCTCCATACGAGTCGGCTCTCGAGAAAGAGTATGAGGAGGATGAGGATGAGAACGAGAATGAAGACGGGGCAAGAAAACAAAGCGGGATCAAAAAGGAGGCTTCGACATGTCTTTCGGAGGACTCGACTCCTGAGGCCGACATGCAGTTCTCTCGGAAATTCGTTAATGTTTTCATGAGTGGCTGCTCACGCTCCTCCAGTAAGTGTTATGATTTTATACTCTTTTATGAATCGGATTTAAAAAAGTagtttttataaagaaaaaaggTCTGtgctgctcaccaaggctgcatttatttgatcaaaaatgtagtaaaatgctgtaaaattgtgaaatattattacaatttaaaataactgtttgtgatgtgaatatattgtaaaatataatttatttttgcgatgaaaatctacattttcagcatcaatactccactcttcagtgtcacatgatccttcagaaatcattctatgctgatttgctactcaagaaacttattattattatcaatgttaaaaacagttttttgctgcttttatttatttaattattaatttttaattattaattttttgggggaaaataaactgtgaaattattacttttatttagcaaggccgctttttttgatcaaaaatatagaaaatgccgtaaaattgtgaaatattattacaatttaaaataactgtttgccatgtgaatatattgtaaaatataatttatttttgtgatgaaaatctacattttcagcattaatactccactcttcagtgtcacatgatccttcagaaatcattctatgctgatttgctactcaagaaacatattattattatcaatgttaaaaactgttttttgctgcttttatttatttaattattaatttttaattattacattttttttttaaataaattctgataCATTGCCATTTGAAGGacagaaattattacttttatttagcaaggctgctttttttgatcaaaaatatagaaaatgccgtaaaattgtgaaatattattacaatttaaaataactgtttgccatgtgaatatattgtaaaatataatttatttttgtgatgaaaatctacattttcagcatcaatactccactcttcagtgtcacatgatccttcagaaatcattctatgctgatttgctactcaagaaacttattattattatcaatgttaaaaacagttttttgctgcttttatttatttaattattaatttttaattattaatttt belongs to Garra rufa chromosome 3, GarRuf1.0, whole genome shotgun sequence and includes:
- the mapk8ip1b gene encoding C-Jun-amino-terminal kinase-interacting protein 1 yields the protein MDSNGDGKEEWTEEQWEKWLTHDIGLEEFEDEDLSEITEITDEFVLRSRRDDSDIKDHVIQAPNSGLDKVEAGAAGQIQAETHPLHLTDAADRSQRAACRHDGKASMDSAVSVSMGAYRPKRPTTLNLFPQVPRTQDTLNNNSFAKKYSWQQKISQTLPPLKTGERTPSREHTCLSDEEKHQPGQSRTQMKDCGTSTDKPNSCLSKHTQAPAPPYKARDVPREPGHCERIRYHTDVRLEPTEEIFLTPIQRCTEALEHERTPALSQVILNSSDNEAPPPYSEQDLQPPSYFSCVEALATADPESSGEEVTGGEDLCYRDCGAGEAHAHHQSLSGMLQTSMSNSDASGLSYDSVKYTLVVDEHDQLELVSLKECYRGFSDESDSPTIYDNCAASPYESALEKEYEEDEDENENEDGARKQSGIKKEASTCLSEDSTPEADMQFSRKFVNVFMSGCSRSSSTESFGLFSCIINGEEREQTHKAVYRFVPRHDDELELEVNDPLLVELQDEDYWYEGYNMRTGARGIFPSYYATEVFKERELTLNTKSTEWMETYKMKFLGSVQVVNHKGNDVLCAAMQKIAMNRRLTVHYNPPSSCVLEINVKGLKLTVQDDFDMGSQYSHFFHLKNVSFCGYHPRNKKYFGFITKHPADERFACHVFVSENSTKPLAESVRKAFQLYYKEFVEVSCPTEDIYLE